The Scomber scombrus chromosome 5, fScoSco1.1, whole genome shotgun sequence genome window below encodes:
- the tmem160 gene encoding transmembrane protein 160 has product MAFLNLFLRRHLPPAVSHFARVVKLVRPHSAGAPLRRLHCSARLRSSEKGPWVKSRGPEQQLLTDLDKADAMMLRKSHETGFLSWFRNGLLATGVGVIAFVQSEVGREAAYAFFILGGVCVSFGGASYIGSLFTLRRMMLLSVPAFLLQSVVVGSVALFWLCAVSLYIGRLEVEIIREDEEEDEEECRECRERREHRGYRGSQDSRHNDTEDGDSKGSNK; this is encoded by the exons ATGGCTTTCCTTAATTTGTTCCTGAGACGACACTTGCCGCCGGCAGTGTCTCACTTCGCCCGGGTCGTGAAGCTTGTCCGGCCTCACAGCGCCGGAGCGCCGCTGCGGAGGCTGCACTGCTCGGCCCGGCTTCGGAGCTCCGAGAAGGGACCGTGGGTGAAGAGTCGGGGGCCGGAGCAGCAGTTGCTGACGGACCTCGACAAGGCAGATGCAATG ATGCTGAGGAAGTCTCATGAAACAG GATTCCTCTCGTGGTTCAGGAATGGCCTGCTGGCAACAGGGGTCGGAGTCATCGCATTTGTCCAGAGTGAAGTGGGACGAGAAGCAGCATATG CCTTTTTTATTCTGGGAGGTGTGTGCGTGTCATTTGGCGGTGCCTCGTACATTGGCAGCCTCTTTACCTTGCGGAGGATGATGCTGCTGTCTGTGCCAGCCTTTCTGCTACAAAGTGTCGTGGTGGGCAGTGTCGCCCTCTTCTGGCTGTGTGCAGTATCTCTCTACATCGGCCGACTGGAGGTGGAGATCATCCgtgaggacgaggaggaggatgaggaagagtgCCGGGAGTGCCGGGAGAGACGTGAACACAGAGGTTACCGCGGCTCCCAAGACAGCAGACACAATGACACTGAAGACGGTGACAGCAAGGGGTCAAACAAGTAG